A section of the Lineus longissimus chromosome 1, tnLinLong1.2, whole genome shotgun sequence genome encodes:
- the LOC135498276 gene encoding UPAR/Ly6 domain-containing protein CG9338-like has product MKLDIGLILCTTVFLTLLKKGYTIQCYQCDSNEDETCPADRPFDKNINAMVNCGGFEAKVPGTFCLKVYQESPGWFGWVKITRRCGSISETGVAVGCRWEYIDSGVFKETCFCYTSDGCNGSSTISTNSVLIIVSIIAAFLMKYFSH; this is encoded by the exons ATGAAGCTTGATATTGGGTTAATTTTGTGCACCACGGTGTTTCTTACTCTTTTAAAGAAGG GTTACACCATCCAGTGTTATCAGTGTGATAGCAATGAGGATGAGACATGCCCGGCTGATCGGCCATTTGATAAGAATATCAACGCCATGGTTAACTGTGGAGGGTTCGAGGCGAAGGTTCCTGGAACGTTTTGCTTGAAAGTGTATCAAGAATCACCTGGAT GGTTTGGCTGGGTGAAGATCACGAGAAGGTGTGGCTCGATCTCGGAAACAG GCGTTGCTGTGGGTTGTCGTTGGGAATACATCGACAGTGGCGTCTTCAAGGAGACGTGTTTCTGTTACACTTCAGATGGCTGCAACGGTTCTTCGACGATATCCACAAATTCCGTCCTCATCATTGTGTCAATAATAGCAGCTTTTCTAATGAAATACTTTTCTCACTAA
- the LOC135498284 gene encoding uncharacterized protein LOC135498284, with protein MSSADCNIVCLFIVLTLAFVVCSGATCSYDCTVDDADLSCWRENIDVFSNIILDAVNQRVIVANHIGEWKRKRALPIFDPSRANAVLDGIVARNQGPMPDESMRIIFDNIVNQTTIYEENFKGTPAKYACPVPCLYDGMQPMLVAVIIIQTVMLVVLLGVAIFLITYFKRHKVTTEPNLMEK; from the exons ATGTCGTCTGCTGATTGTAACATCGTCTGTTTATTCATAGTCTTGACGTTAGCGTTCGTCGTCTGCTCGGGAGCGACTTGCAG CTACGACTGTACCGTGGATGACGCCGATCTATCCTGCTGGAGAGAGAACATCGATGTCTTCTCTAACATTATCCTAGACGCCGTCAACCAGCGGGTAATTGTAGCTAACCATATCGGGGAATGGAAGAGGAAACGTGCGCTACCCATATTCGACCCGAGCAGAGCCAACGCAGTGCTTGATGGAATAGTCGCCCGCAACCAGGGTCCCATGCCTGACGAGTCCATGAGAATCATCTTTGACAACATCGTGAACCAG ACAACAATATACGAAGAGAATTTCAAAGGAACGCCCGCGAAATACGCATGTCCAGTGCCATGTCTTTACGACGGAATGCAGCCCATGTTGGTGGCTGTGATAATCATCCAGACTGTGATGCTAGTTGTCCTTTTAGGAGTTGCGATATTTTTGATCACCTATTTCAAGAGACACAAAGTCACAACTGAACCTAACCTAATGGAAAAATGA